One genomic region from Skermania piniformis encodes:
- a CDS encoding HAD-IIA family hydrolase, which produces MLRVTADRKPLAYLSDMDGVLVHEEHLVPGADEFVAELRANDTPFMVLTNNSIRTPRDLRARLRRSGLDIPERAIWTSALATAAFLDDQQPRGTAYVVGESGLTTALHEIGYVLTDVDPDYVVLGETRTYSFEAITTAIRLVEAGARFIATNPDPTGPSLQGTLPATGSVAALISRATGRDPYYVGKPNPLMMRSALNAIGAHSEHTVMIGDRMDTDIVAGLEAGMRTILVTSGISSERTVERSPYRPTLVVDSIADLIGRTGQPFPVGPIGAEGVSSGDATPGPASDRSAAGRSP; this is translated from the coding sequence ATGCTTCGCGTGACCGCCGACCGCAAGCCGCTGGCTTACCTGTCCGATATGGACGGTGTGCTGGTGCACGAGGAGCACCTGGTGCCCGGCGCGGACGAGTTCGTGGCGGAGTTGCGGGCGAACGACACCCCGTTCATGGTGCTGACCAACAACTCGATTCGGACTCCACGGGACCTGCGGGCGCGGCTGCGCCGCAGCGGGCTGGATATTCCGGAGCGCGCGATCTGGACGTCCGCGCTGGCCACCGCAGCGTTCCTGGACGACCAGCAACCGCGCGGCACCGCGTACGTGGTCGGCGAGTCCGGCCTGACCACCGCGCTGCACGAGATCGGCTACGTGCTCACCGACGTCGACCCCGATTACGTGGTGCTGGGCGAGACCCGGACCTACTCGTTCGAGGCGATCACCACCGCCATCCGCCTGGTCGAGGCGGGCGCGCGGTTCATCGCGACCAACCCGGACCCGACCGGACCATCGCTGCAAGGGACGCTGCCGGCAACCGGGTCGGTCGCAGCGCTGATCAGCCGGGCGACCGGACGCGACCCGTACTACGTCGGCAAACCCAACCCCCTGATGATGCGCTCGGCGCTGAACGCCATCGGAGCACACTCCGAGCACACCGTGATGATCGGCGACCGGATGGACACCGACATCGTGGCCGGTTTGGAGGCCGGTATGCGCACCATCCTGGTGACGTCCGGAATCTCGTCCGAGCGCACGGTCGAACGCTCGCCGTACCGGCCGACCCTGGTGGTCGATTCGATCGCCGACCTGATCGGCCGGACCGGGCAACCGTTCCCGGTCGGGCCGATCGGTGCCGAAGGGGTCAGCTCCGGCGACGCAACACCCGGTCCAGCATCTGATCGATCCGCCGCCGGGCGATCGCCGTGA
- a CDS encoding rhodanese-like domain-containing protein, with the protein MSYAGDVTPQQAWDLLRDRPDAVLVDVRTEQEWQTIGVPDISELSRPVHFVEWVDAQGSPNPAFLAQLQAAGVATGPVVFICRSGQRSEHAAVAATAAGIAPSYNLSGGFEGEVGPLGQRDVNGWKVLGLPWTRR; encoded by the coding sequence GTGAGCTACGCCGGTGATGTCACTCCGCAGCAAGCATGGGATCTGCTGCGCGACCGGCCGGACGCCGTTCTGGTCGACGTTCGGACCGAGCAGGAGTGGCAGACGATCGGGGTGCCCGACATCAGCGAGTTGAGTCGCCCGGTTCACTTCGTGGAGTGGGTCGACGCGCAGGGCAGCCCGAATCCGGCCTTCCTGGCGCAGTTGCAGGCGGCCGGTGTTGCGACCGGACCGGTGGTCTTCATCTGTCGTTCCGGGCAGCGGTCCGAACACGCGGCCGTCGCTGCCACGGCCGCCGGAATCGCACCGTCGTACAACCTGAGCGGTGGATTCGAGGGAGAGGTCGGGCCGCTCGGTCAGCGCGATGTGAACGGCTGGAAAGTGCTCGGCCTGCCCTGGACCCGGCGGTGA
- a CDS encoding acetate kinase, translated as MSDLVLVLNSGSSSLKYQLVQPESGESRVAGLIGRIGEPEYPADHEAALVAAFEAIAAAGYDLAALGLRAVGHRVVHGGDQFYRPTLVTDEVEREIERLAELAPLHNPANLRGIRSARALLPGVPHVAVFDTAFFHGLPAAARTYAIDPAVAARYGIRRYGFHGTSHEYVAGQVPQLLDRDPATVNQIVLHLGNGASASAIAGGRPIDTSMGFTPLEGLVMGTRSGDLDPGILLHLDRAGMTAADLDALLNQHSGLRGMAGANDFRELSAMVEAGDSAAQLAYAVYLHRLRRYIGAYLIELGGADAITFTAGVGENSVAVRADALAGLDRFGIAVDPERNAAPARSARVISPAGAPVAVLVVPTDEELAIARAAAEVATGQPD; from the coding sequence ATGAGCGACTTGGTGCTGGTGCTCAACTCCGGCTCGTCGTCGCTGAAATACCAACTGGTACAACCGGAGTCCGGTGAATCTCGGGTCGCCGGACTGATCGGCCGGATCGGTGAGCCGGAGTATCCGGCCGATCACGAAGCGGCGCTGGTAGCCGCGTTCGAGGCGATCGCCGCGGCCGGCTACGACCTCGCCGCGCTCGGGCTGCGCGCGGTCGGGCACCGGGTGGTGCACGGCGGGGACCAGTTCTATCGGCCGACCCTGGTCACCGACGAGGTGGAACGGGAGATCGAGCGGTTGGCCGAGCTCGCCCCGTTGCACAACCCGGCCAATCTGCGCGGCATCCGCAGTGCCCGGGCGCTGCTGCCGGGGGTCCCGCACGTCGCGGTGTTCGACACCGCGTTCTTCCACGGTCTACCGGCGGCCGCGCGCACCTACGCGATCGACCCGGCGGTGGCCGCCCGGTACGGCATCCGGCGGTACGGATTCCACGGCACGTCGCACGAGTATGTCGCCGGGCAGGTGCCGCAGCTGCTCGATCGTGACCCGGCGACGGTGAACCAGATCGTGCTGCATCTGGGCAACGGCGCGTCCGCATCGGCGATCGCCGGCGGCCGCCCGATCGACACCAGCATGGGATTCACCCCGTTGGAGGGGCTGGTGATGGGCACCAGGTCGGGTGATCTCGACCCCGGCATCCTGCTCCATCTGGACCGGGCCGGGATGACCGCGGCGGACCTGGACGCGCTGCTCAACCAGCACTCCGGGCTGCGTGGGATGGCCGGCGCGAACGATTTCCGCGAACTGTCGGCGATGGTCGAGGCCGGCGACTCGGCGGCGCAGCTCGCCTATGCGGTGTACCTGCATCGGCTGCGCCGGTACATCGGGGCGTATCTGATCGAGTTGGGCGGCGCGGACGCGATCACGTTCACCGCCGGGGTCGGGGAGAACAGCGTCGCGGTGCGGGCGGACGCCCTGGCCGGGCTGGACCGGTTCGGGATCGCCGTCGATCCCGAGCGCAACGCCGCGCCGGCGCGGTCGGCGCGAGTGATCTCGCCGGCCGGCGCGCCGGTCGCCGTGCTGGTGGTGCCGACCGACGAGGAACTCGCGATCGCCCGGGCCGCCGCCGAGGTGGCGACCGGGCAGCCGGACTGA
- a CDS encoding ArsR/SmtB family transcription factor, with translation MTRPPFDRVEAEEAAELLTVLADPIRLAMLSIVAAHVDGEACEAEIAEVFDLSSTDNARHLRALCAAELLEPAPRGAWTYYRVTAIARRRIDQMLDRVLRRRS, from the coding sequence TTGACCCGCCCGCCGTTCGATCGGGTGGAGGCCGAGGAGGCGGCCGAACTGCTCACCGTGCTCGCCGATCCGATCCGACTCGCAATGCTCAGCATCGTCGCCGCGCATGTCGACGGTGAGGCCTGCGAGGCGGAGATCGCCGAGGTGTTCGACCTCAGCTCGACGGACAATGCCAGACATCTGCGGGCGCTGTGTGCGGCCGAGCTGCTCGAACCGGCACCGCGCGGAGCCTGGACCTATTACCGGGTCACGGCGATCGCCCGGCGGCGGATCGATCAGATGCTGGACCGGGTGTTGCGTCGCCGGAGCTGA
- a CDS encoding FAD-dependent oxidoreductase has translation MTEQTVPAPTPVRPLRVAIVGAGPAGIYAADALMKSGTEVAIDLFERMPAPFGLIRYGVAPDHPRIKGIITALHKVLDKDQVRLFGNIDYGSDITLSDLRRFYDAVIFSTGANADRALDIPGIDLDGSYGAADFVSWYDGHPDVPRTWPLDAEKVAVLGVGNVALDVARVLAKTGDELLPTEIPPNVYDGLRENRAREVHVFGRRGPAQAKFTPLELRELDHSPTIEVIVDPSDIDYDAGSEAARRHSKQVDMVANTLQDWAIRDVGDRPHKLFLHFFESPHEILGADGRVVGLRTERTELDGTGNVRGTGVFNEWAVQAVYRAVGYLSENVVALPFDDQAGTVPNEAGRVLADEDADGADRYLPATYVTGWIKRGPVGLIGHTKGDANETVACLLEDRPTLPGATEPELSAIVDFLETKGVPFTTWDGWYRLDAHERSLGEPEGRERVKVVEREDMLRASEPHKV, from the coding sequence ATGACTGAGCAGACCGTTCCAGCGCCCACGCCCGTCCGGCCGCTCCGGGTCGCGATCGTCGGCGCCGGACCGGCCGGAATATACGCCGCCGATGCGCTGATGAAATCCGGTACCGAGGTCGCGATCGATCTCTTCGAGCGGATGCCTGCACCGTTCGGCCTGATCCGATATGGCGTCGCACCCGACCACCCGCGGATCAAGGGCATCATCACCGCGCTGCACAAGGTGCTGGACAAGGACCAGGTCCGGCTGTTCGGCAACATCGACTACGGCTCCGACATCACCTTGTCCGATCTGCGCCGGTTCTACGACGCGGTCATCTTCTCCACCGGCGCCAACGCCGACCGCGCGCTGGATATCCCCGGGATCGACCTGGACGGCTCGTATGGTGCCGCCGACTTCGTCTCGTGGTACGACGGCCACCCGGATGTGCCGCGCACCTGGCCGCTGGATGCCGAGAAGGTCGCGGTCCTGGGCGTGGGCAATGTGGCGCTCGATGTCGCCAGAGTGCTCGCCAAGACCGGCGACGAGTTGCTGCCGACCGAAATCCCGCCGAATGTCTACGACGGGTTGCGCGAGAACCGTGCGCGCGAGGTCCACGTGTTCGGCCGCCGCGGCCCGGCACAGGCCAAGTTCACCCCGCTGGAACTGCGCGAACTCGATCATTCACCGACCATCGAGGTGATCGTCGACCCCTCCGACATCGATTACGACGCCGGGTCGGAAGCCGCGCGCCGGCACTCGAAGCAGGTCGACATGGTCGCCAACACGCTGCAGGACTGGGCGATCCGGGACGTCGGCGACCGCCCGCACAAGCTGTTCCTGCACTTCTTCGAATCGCCACACGAGATTCTGGGCGCCGACGGCCGGGTGGTCGGGCTGCGCACCGAACGCACCGAATTGGACGGCACCGGCAACGTTCGCGGTACCGGAGTGTTCAACGAATGGGCGGTGCAGGCGGTGTATCGGGCGGTCGGCTACCTGTCGGAGAACGTGGTGGCGTTGCCGTTCGACGACCAGGCCGGCACGGTGCCGAACGAGGCCGGCCGCGTACTGGCCGACGAAGACGCCGACGGAGCAGATCGCTACCTCCCCGCAACGTACGTGACGGGGTGGATCAAGCGCGGCCCGGTCGGGCTGATCGGGCACACCAAAGGCGACGCGAACGAGACGGTGGCCTGCCTGCTCGAGGACCGGCCGACCCTGCCGGGTGCGACCGAGCCGGAACTGTCGGCGATCGTCGACTTCCTGGAGACCAAGGG
- a CDS encoding serine/threonine-protein kinase, which yields MRPSDLEPELGDRSAATQPAGGTEPVTAGSASAAPESAASAGTEPVGTAPVAMGLLDTGPIEMSLLDTGPVGRSLRTGSAPETRRIGAGLVPVATIEPTDPANEVLADPLVPEGKRFCWRCGEPVGRTTPRAPGAAVGTCPNCGAPFDFRPALGPGDLVADQYEVQGCIAHGGLGWIYLAVDRNVSDRWVVLKGLLHTGDTKAQQVAVAERQFLAEVSHPSIVKIHNFVEQAYPEGSVIGYIVMEYVGGRSLTAMLDEHPRPARMPLEAAIGYLLEVLPAMEYLHSTGLAYNDLKPDNIMVTPDRVVLIDLGAVALFDAYGELYGTPGFQAPEIARTGPTVASDIYTVGRTLAVLTLNLPMQHGRYLDGLPERASTPTLHDNDSFARFLSRATDPDPARRFGSAAETADQLTGVLREIVSTRTGLEHPHLSRMFSAQRDSFGTRYVTGRLDAFSDGIQRRERLVARSVAAALPVPIDDPADPVATLLAAAGRAEPAHALDALAAVKASTDDPQAQIAVGLAELQVYLDRGDADQLGAAVEQLRTDHPADWRPIWYAGLAALLSRSYQAAYEHFDTVRDALPGEIAPQLAIAATAELIVQHWESADPGQWQAHAQHYYRTVWRTDHSVASAAFGLARQLVTAGDVRAGIDILDEVPVASRHHDEAQITAILLLLTARPATELTELDLREAAERLSVLPPDEVHQLPLRTLVLSAAVEWAASGRSPASPKSTLLGVPFTERGLRAGTEAGLRQLARAAPSRRHRYALVDLANQLRPRTWR from the coding sequence ATGCGCCCCAGCGACCTCGAACCCGAACTCGGCGACCGGTCGGCCGCCACCCAACCCGCGGGCGGTACCGAACCGGTAACCGCTGGTTCGGCAAGTGCGGCGCCGGAAAGTGCGGCGTCGGCAGGTACCGAACCGGTCGGCACCGCGCCGGTCGCGATGGGCCTGCTCGACACCGGGCCGATCGAGATGAGCCTGCTCGACACCGGACCGGTCGGCCGCAGTCTGCGGACCGGGTCGGCGCCGGAGACCCGCCGGATCGGCGCCGGATTGGTCCCCGTCGCCACCATCGAACCGACCGACCCGGCCAACGAGGTATTGGCCGACCCGCTGGTCCCGGAAGGCAAGCGGTTCTGTTGGCGGTGTGGTGAACCGGTCGGTCGCACTACCCCCCGGGCGCCGGGCGCGGCCGTCGGTACCTGCCCGAACTGCGGCGCACCCTTCGATTTTCGGCCCGCGTTGGGTCCCGGCGATCTGGTCGCCGATCAGTACGAGGTGCAGGGCTGCATCGCCCACGGCGGCTTGGGCTGGATCTACCTGGCGGTCGACCGCAACGTCAGCGACCGCTGGGTGGTGTTGAAGGGCCTGCTGCACACCGGTGACACGAAAGCCCAACAGGTCGCGGTCGCGGAACGGCAGTTTCTCGCCGAGGTATCGCACCCCAGCATCGTGAAGATCCACAACTTCGTCGAGCAGGCCTATCCCGAAGGCTCGGTGATCGGCTACATCGTGATGGAGTACGTCGGCGGCCGGTCGCTCACCGCGATGCTCGACGAGCATCCCCGGCCGGCCCGGATGCCGCTGGAGGCGGCCATCGGCTACCTGCTCGAGGTCCTCCCGGCGATGGAATACCTGCACTCCACCGGGCTGGCCTACAACGACCTCAAGCCGGACAACATCATGGTCACCCCGGACCGGGTCGTGCTGATCGACCTGGGTGCGGTCGCGCTGTTCGACGCATACGGGGAGCTCTACGGCACCCCCGGCTTCCAGGCGCCGGAGATCGCCCGAACCGGTCCCACCGTCGCATCCGACATCTACACGGTGGGACGCACGCTGGCGGTCCTCACCCTGAACCTGCCGATGCAGCACGGTCGCTATCTGGACGGCCTGCCCGAGCGGGCGAGCACGCCGACCTTGCACGACAACGACTCGTTCGCCCGGTTCCTCAGCCGTGCCACCGACCCCGACCCGGCGCGGCGTTTCGGGTCGGCCGCCGAGACCGCCGACCAACTCACCGGCGTGCTCCGCGAGATCGTCTCCACCCGCACCGGCCTCGAACATCCGCATCTGTCCCGGATGTTCAGTGCGCAACGCGACAGCTTCGGCACCCGCTACGTCACCGGCCGGCTGGACGCCTTCAGCGACGGCATCCAACGCCGCGAGCGCCTGGTCGCACGCAGCGTTGCCGCCGCGCTTCCGGTGCCGATCGACGACCCGGCCGATCCGGTCGCAACCTTGCTCGCTGCCGCCGGACGGGCCGAGCCGGCCCACGCACTGGATGCGCTGGCCGCGGTGAAAGCCAGCACCGACGACCCACAAGCGCAGATCGCGGTCGGACTGGCCGAGCTGCAGGTCTACCTCGACCGTGGGGACGCCGACCAGCTCGGCGCCGCGGTGGAGCAGCTGCGCACCGACCATCCCGCCGATTGGCGGCCGATCTGGTACGCGGGCCTGGCCGCCTTACTGAGCCGGTCCTATCAGGCAGCCTACGAGCACTTCGACACCGTCCGAGACGCGCTGCCGGGCGAGATCGCACCCCAGTTAGCCATCGCGGCGACCGCAGAACTCATCGTGCAGCACTGGGAATCGGCAGACCCGGGGCAGTGGCAAGCGCACGCGCAACACTATTACCGAACCGTCTGGCGGACCGATCACAGCGTGGCAAGCGCGGCGTTCGGGCTGGCCCGGCAGCTGGTGACGGCCGGGGACGTGCGGGCCGGGATCGACATCCTGGACGAGGTGCCGGTCGCCTCGCGCCATCACGACGAAGCCCAGATCACCGCGATCCTGTTGTTGCTCACCGCGCGGCCGGCGACCGAGCTGACCGAGCTCGATCTGCGCGAGGCCGCCGAGCGACTGTCGGTCCTGCCACCGGACGAGGTCCATCAGCTACCACTGCGCACCCTGGTGCTGAGCGCGGCGGTCGAGTGGGCCGCGTCCGGCCGGTCCCCGGCCTCGCCGAAATCGACGCTGCTCGGCGTGCCGTTCACCGAGCGGGGCCTGCGCGCCGGCACCGAAGCCGGCCTGCGGCAGCTGGCCCGGGCTGCGCCCAGCCGCCGACACCGCTACGCACTGGTGGACCTGGCGAACCAGCTCCGGCCCCGCACCTGGCGGTAA
- the pta gene encoding phosphate acetyltransferase, whose product MIGTGAPETSSVYIASPEGATGKSTVALGVLQMLCAITASVGVFRPIARTGDERDYVLELLLDRTTADIGYDEAIGVTYDQVHADPEAALAEIVLRYHAVAERCDAVVVVGSDYTDVASPSELTFNARIAVNLGAPVLLVVRGVDRTPAEIVHLVELCQGELAAQRAHLVAVVVNRCDPSELDAVAEALAPAGVPAWTLPEAPLLSAPTMAELQRAIGGERYGGDPELLQREVLKVMVGGMTAEHILERLTDGVAVIVPGDRSDVLLALVNAHEATGFPSLAGIVMNGGIRPHPAIAELIENMHLRLPILTTDLGTYDTAAAAARTRGRVAVGSPAKVDTALALMEQRVDPVELIRLIEVPIPTVTTPQMFEYQLIHRARVNRRHIVLPEGTDDRILRAAGRVLQRRIADLTILGDEATIRGRAAELGVDLTAAQVLDPATSDLLDEFADEYARLRASKGMTVERAREYVADISYFGTMMVYRGLADGMVSGAAHTTAHTIRPAFQIIKTEPGVDTVSSVFLMCLADRVLAYGDCAVVPDPTAEQLADIAISSAQTAAQFDIEPRVAMLSYSTGESGSGADVDKVRAATELVRARAPQLLVDGPIQYDAAIDPDVGSAKLPDSPVAGRATVFVFPDLNTGNNTYKAVQRSAGAVAIGPVLQGLRKPVNDLSRGALVADIVNTVAITAIQAAAEAGAIE is encoded by the coding sequence ATGATCGGCACCGGTGCCCCGGAAACCTCGAGTGTGTATATCGCTTCTCCCGAAGGCGCGACCGGAAAGTCGACCGTTGCGCTCGGCGTGCTCCAGATGCTTTGCGCGATCACGGCATCCGTCGGGGTATTCCGGCCGATCGCCCGCACCGGCGACGAGCGCGACTACGTCCTGGAGCTGCTGCTCGATCGCACGACAGCCGATATCGGCTACGACGAGGCGATCGGCGTCACCTACGACCAGGTACATGCCGATCCCGAGGCTGCGTTGGCCGAGATCGTGCTGCGGTACCACGCGGTCGCGGAACGCTGCGACGCGGTGGTGGTCGTCGGCAGCGACTACACCGACGTCGCCAGCCCCAGCGAACTCACCTTCAACGCCCGGATCGCGGTGAACCTGGGCGCGCCGGTGCTGCTCGTCGTCCGGGGGGTCGATCGAACGCCGGCCGAGATAGTGCACCTGGTCGAGCTGTGTCAGGGCGAGCTGGCCGCCCAGCGGGCGCATCTGGTTGCGGTGGTGGTGAACCGGTGCGACCCGAGTGAACTCGACGCGGTCGCCGAGGCGCTGGCGCCGGCCGGTGTGCCGGCCTGGACCCTGCCGGAAGCTCCGTTGCTGTCCGCGCCGACGATGGCCGAACTGCAGCGCGCGATCGGCGGCGAACGCTACGGCGGCGATCCCGAACTGCTGCAACGAGAGGTGCTGAAGGTGATGGTCGGCGGCATGACCGCCGAGCACATCCTGGAACGGTTGACCGACGGCGTGGCGGTGATCGTGCCCGGCGACCGTTCCGATGTGCTGCTCGCGCTGGTCAACGCACACGAGGCGACCGGGTTCCCGTCGCTGGCCGGGATCGTGATGAACGGCGGCATCCGGCCGCACCCGGCGATCGCCGAGCTGATCGAGAACATGCACCTGCGGTTGCCGATCCTGACCACCGACCTGGGTACCTACGACACCGCGGCCGCCGCCGCCCGGACCCGGGGCCGGGTTGCCGTGGGTTCGCCGGCGAAGGTGGACACCGCCCTCGCGCTGATGGAGCAGCGGGTGGACCCGGTCGAACTGATCCGGTTGATCGAGGTGCCGATCCCGACGGTGACCACGCCGCAGATGTTCGAGTACCAGCTGATCCACCGGGCACGGGTCAACCGACGGCACATCGTGCTGCCGGAAGGCACCGACGACCGGATTCTGCGGGCTGCCGGTCGGGTCCTGCAGCGGCGGATCGCCGATCTCACCATCCTCGGCGACGAAGCGACGATCCGCGGACGGGCGGCCGAGTTGGGGGTGGACCTGACTGCGGCGCAGGTGCTCGATCCGGCCACGTCGGATCTGCTCGACGAGTTCGCCGACGAGTATGCCCGGTTGCGCGCGAGCAAGGGGATGACGGTCGAACGGGCCCGCGAGTACGTGGCCGACATCTCCTACTTCGGCACCATGATGGTGTACCGCGGGCTGGCCGACGGGATGGTGTCCGGTGCCGCGCACACCACGGCGCACACCATCCGGCCGGCCTTCCAGATCATCAAGACCGAGCCCGGAGTGGACACGGTGTCCAGCGTGTTCCTGATGTGTCTGGCGGATCGGGTGCTCGCCTACGGCGACTGCGCCGTCGTGCCCGATCCGACCGCCGAACAGCTTGCCGATATCGCGATCTCGTCGGCGCAAACCGCCGCCCAGTTCGATATCGAGCCGCGGGTGGCCATGCTGTCCTACTCCACCGGGGAGTCGGGTAGCGGTGCCGATGTGGACAAGGTGCGTGCGGCGACCGAGCTGGTCCGGGCGCGGGCGCCGCAGCTGCTGGTGGACGGCCCGATCCAGTACGACGCGGCGATCGACCCGGACGTCGGGTCGGCCAAGCTGCCGGACTCGCCGGTCGCCGGTCGAGCCACCGTCTTCGTCTTTCCCGACCTGAACACCGGCAACAACACCTACAAGGCGGTGCAGCGCAGTGCCGGCGCGGTGGCGATCGGGCCGGTGCTGCAAGGTTTACGCAAGCCGGTCAACGACCTTTCCCGTGGCGCGCTGGTCGCCGACATCGTGAACACGGTGGCAATCACCGCGATCCAGGCCGCCGCCGAGGCCGGGGCGATCGAATGA
- a CDS encoding O-succinylhomoserine sulfhydrylase, whose translation MPPEVGPATLAVRGGLARSGFEETAEALYLTSGFVYASAAAAEAAFTGEVDHYVYSRYGNPTIGMFEERMRLIDGAAACFATASGMSAVFTALGALLQAGDRLVAARSLFGSCFVVCNEILPRWGIRTEFVDGDDLDQWERALAQPTAAVFFETPANPMQTLVDIRRVVELSHAAGAQVVLDNVFATPLLQRGFDLGVDVVVYSGTKHIDGQGRVLGGAILGSRDYIDGPVKTLMRHTGPALSPFNAWTLLKGLETMPLRVRASTSAAQQIAEFLAQHPRVRWVRYPYLVSHPQYELAKRQMSGGGTVVTFELDAAAGAGKQRAFEVLDKLRIVDISNNLGDAKTLITHPATTTHRAMGPDGRAAIGLTDGVVRISVGLEDVDDILEDLTSALK comes from the coding sequence TTGCCGCCCGAGGTCGGCCCGGCCACCCTTGCCGTACGCGGCGGGCTCGCCCGGTCGGGCTTCGAGGAGACCGCCGAGGCGCTCTACCTCACCTCCGGTTTCGTCTACGCGAGCGCGGCCGCAGCGGAGGCCGCGTTCACCGGCGAGGTCGACCACTACGTCTATTCGCGCTACGGCAATCCGACCATCGGGATGTTCGAGGAGCGGATGCGGCTGATCGACGGCGCGGCGGCATGCTTCGCCACGGCCAGCGGGATGTCCGCGGTGTTCACCGCGCTCGGTGCGTTGCTGCAGGCCGGGGACCGGCTGGTCGCGGCGCGCAGCCTGTTCGGATCGTGCTTCGTGGTCTGCAACGAGATCCTGCCGCGATGGGGAATCCGGACCGAGTTCGTCGACGGTGACGACCTGGATCAGTGGGAGCGGGCGCTCGCCCAGCCGACCGCCGCGGTGTTCTTCGAGACCCCGGCGAATCCGATGCAGACACTGGTCGATATCCGGCGGGTGGTCGAGCTGTCGCACGCGGCCGGCGCTCAGGTCGTGCTGGACAACGTGTTCGCCACGCCGTTGCTGCAGCGCGGGTTCGATCTCGGGGTGGACGTGGTGGTGTACTCCGGCACCAAGCACATCGACGGTCAGGGCCGAGTGCTGGGCGGCGCGATCCTGGGTTCCCGGGATTACATCGACGGTCCGGTCAAGACCTTGATGCGGCATACCGGCCCGGCGCTCAGCCCGTTCAACGCCTGGACCCTGCTGAAGGGTTTGGAGACCATGCCGCTGCGGGTGCGGGCGAGCACGTCCGCGGCACAGCAGATCGCCGAGTTTCTGGCGCAGCATCCGCGGGTGCGCTGGGTCCGGTACCCGTATCTGGTATCACACCCGCAATACGAGCTGGCGAAACGCCAGATGAGTGGTGGCGGAACAGTTGTCACGTTCGAGCTGGATGCCGCGGCAGGCGCGGGTAAGCAGCGTGCCTTCGAGGTGCTGGACAAGCTGCGGATCGTCGACATCTCGAACAACCTCGGCGATGCCAAGACGTTGATCACCCATCCGGCGACGACGACGCACCGGGCGATGGGCCCGGACGGCCGGGCCGCGATCGGGCTCACCGACGGAGTCGTTCGAATCTCGGTCGGGCTGGAAGACGTCGACGACATTCTCGAAGACCTGACAAGTGCATTGAAATAG
- a CDS encoding glutamate ABC transporter substrate-binding protein, which produces MIRAVPIRVAAGGFAAWTALAGCATSEPPGPAAADPTTAVYAEPPLPDGATTETAPVPAPATTDCGDPTASLRPDGITEGPTLDAIRARGRLIVGLDWGSNLFSFRDPVTGILNGFDVDIAKEIAFDLFGDRERVEYRILNSADRLAALENNLTDIVAKTMTITCDRRQRVTFSTGYYATGQRVLVVHGSGIDGIADLADRSVCVAAGTTSQQRVRTEQPAARLLTVPTWADCLVAMQQGQVDAISTDDSILAGLAAQDPYLEIVGARFSNELYGIGIHKGNDDLVRFVNRTLERIRADGTWNRIYNRWLSVLGPSPGPPPARYED; this is translated from the coding sequence GTGATCCGGGCCGTGCCGATTCGGGTGGCGGCCGGCGGATTCGCCGCCTGGACCGCGCTCGCCGGCTGCGCCACCTCCGAGCCGCCCGGGCCGGCCGCCGCCGACCCGACCACCGCGGTATACGCCGAACCGCCGCTGCCGGACGGCGCGACCACCGAAACCGCGCCGGTCCCCGCGCCGGCGACCACCGATTGTGGCGACCCGACGGCCAGCCTGCGTCCGGACGGCATCACCGAAGGCCCGACGCTGGACGCGATTCGGGCCCGCGGACGGTTGATCGTCGGGCTGGACTGGGGCAGCAATCTGTTCAGCTTCCGGGACCCGGTCACCGGGATCCTGAACGGGTTCGACGTCGACATCGCGAAGGAGATCGCGTTCGACCTGTTCGGCGACCGGGAGCGAGTGGAGTACCGGATCCTCAACTCGGCCGACCGGCTGGCCGCCCTGGAGAACAACCTCACCGACATCGTGGCCAAGACGATGACCATCACCTGCGATCGACGCCAGCGGGTGACGTTCTCCACCGGGTACTACGCAACCGGACAACGAGTACTGGTGGTGCACGGGTCCGGGATCGACGGGATCGCCGACCTCGCCGATAGGTCGGTGTGTGTGGCCGCCGGCACCACCTCGCAACAACGAGTCCGCACCGAACAGCCGGCCGCGCGGCTGCTGACCGTCCCGACCTGGGCGGATTGCCTGGTCGCGATGCAGCAAGGGCAGGTCGATGCGATCAGTACCGACGATTCGATCCTCGCCGGGCTGGCCGCGCAGGACCCGTATCTGGAGATAGTCGGCGCCCGGTTCAGCAACGAGCTGTACGGCATCGGCATCCACAAGGGAAACGACGATCTGGTCCGCTTCGTCAACCGGACGCTGGAACGCATCCGCGCCGACGGCACCTGGAACCGCATCTACAACCGCTGGCTGAGCGTCCTCGGTCCGTCCCCCGGACCACCGCCGGCGCGGTATGAGGACTGA